A portion of the Mycobacterium paraseoulense genome contains these proteins:
- a CDS encoding ABC transporter permease, whose product MSVDSVMPATLVRAPRGWQRVGAVLSRVGAFAIVEMQKLQHDRTELVTRMVQPALWLLIFGTTFSHLHVIQTGSVSYLAFLAPGIIAQSALFISIFYGIQIIWDRDAGVLAKLMVTPAPASALITGKAFAAGVRSVAQVVGVMALAYLMNIGLTVNPLRIVAAMAVVMLGAAFFACLSMTLAGLVRSRDRLMGIGQAITMPLFFASNALYPVDVMPAWLQVLSRVNPLSYEVNALRGLLIGTPFNPMDIVVLAVAAVLGIAAASTLLRRLVA is encoded by the coding sequence GTGTCGGTTGACAGCGTCATGCCCGCAACCCTGGTTCGCGCACCGCGTGGATGGCAACGGGTCGGTGCGGTGCTCAGCCGCGTCGGCGCGTTCGCGATCGTCGAGATGCAGAAGCTGCAGCACGACAGAACCGAACTCGTCACCCGGATGGTGCAGCCGGCGCTGTGGCTGTTGATCTTCGGGACCACGTTCAGCCACCTGCACGTCATCCAGACGGGATCGGTGTCTTACCTGGCCTTCCTGGCGCCGGGGATCATCGCCCAGTCGGCGTTGTTCATCTCCATTTTCTATGGCATACAAATCATTTGGGACCGAGACGCGGGCGTGCTGGCCAAGTTGATGGTGACGCCGGCGCCCGCGTCGGCGCTGATCACCGGCAAGGCATTCGCCGCCGGCGTGCGCTCGGTCGCCCAGGTGGTCGGCGTCATGGCGTTGGCGTACCTGATGAATATCGGCCTCACGGTCAACCCGCTGCGGATCGTGGCCGCGATGGCCGTCGTGATGCTCGGCGCCGCATTCTTCGCCTGCCTGTCGATGACGCTGGCCGGCCTGGTGCGCAGCCGCGATCGGCTGATGGGCATCGGCCAGGCCATCACGATGCCGTTGTTCTTCGCCTCCAACGCGCTGTACCCGGTGGACGTGATGCCCGCCTGGCTGCAGGTGCTGAGCAGGGTGAACCCGCTCAGCTACGAGGTCAACGCGTTGCGGGGCCTGCTGATCGGCACGCCCTTCAACCCGATGGACATCGTCGTCCTGGCGGTCGCGGCGGTCCTCGGAATCGCGGCCGCCTCAACGCTGTTGCGCCGGCTCGTCGCCTAG